The Sulfolobus sp. A20 genomic interval TGGTGTGCCCCATGTCACCTTTACGAGCCAATATACAAAAAAGTAGCTGAAAAATATAAGGGGAAGGCAGTATTTGGAAGGCTTAATGTAGATGAAAATCAAAAGATTGCTGACCAATATAGCGTCCTAAATATTCCTACTACACTAATATTCTTGAATGGTAAACTCGTTGATAATGTAGTCGGAGCTGTTGATGAAGATACTTTAGAGAGTGTTATAAAGAAATATTTAGAATGATCGAAGTAAACGTGAGAAAGAAGATTCAAAATTTTTTTCTTGATGTAAATTTTTCAGAGAAAGGAATAATTGCAATAACTGGTAAGAATGGAAGTGGGAAGAGCACATTACTGAACATTATATCAGGTGTTTTGCCTCCAGATGATGGATATGTAAGAGTCGATGGTCAAGATATTACGAGATTACCGATAAACAAGAGAAATATAGTTTTAGTTACACCTCAGAGTTTTATTCCCAATTTACCGGTGAAAAAACATCTGATCTGGGGGGCAAAGTTAAGGGGGATGAAGATAAAGGGAGATGAAGTAAAAGAAGTAAGTAAACTATTAGGTATAGCAGATTTAGAAAAGAAAGTTGGTCAATTAAGTTTAGGGAACAAGGAAAAAGTGTCCCTAGCAACCGCACTTATAGCCAAACCTAAATTGATTTTAGTTGATGAGGC includes:
- the trxA gene encoding thioredoxin; the encoded protein is MSEEIDSLIKEISEKLQKRAEEFGKKGEDVTVVLNEENFDEIIKNNRLVLVDCWAEWCAPCHLYEPIYKKVAEKYKGKAVFGRLNVDENQKIADQYSVLNIPTTLIFLNGKLVDNVVGAVDEDTLESVIKKYLE
- a CDS encoding ATP-binding cassette domain-containing protein translates to MIEVNVRKKIQNFFLDVNFSEKGIIAITGKNGSGKSTLLNIISGVLPPDDGYVRVDGQDITRLPINKRNIVLVTPQSFIPNLPVKKHLIWGAKLRGMKIKGDEVKEVSKLLGIADLEKKVGQLSLGNKEKVSLATALIAKPKLILVDEAFSNITNREDFISIFKELCKRNGIQLIYVSQNVEDTKFSDHHYVMVNGSLHKVF